The region TTCTCATTTCCTTTTTATATTGGAATGTTATATAACACAGGCATATTATTACATCAGTATacacaccatacagtatatacaccagCATATAAGAAGAAATTTCATGTCTTTCAAAATTCTGCAAGGCTATGTTTTGGTTTCTTTGCTTTAAActctattttatttctgttcttctaaataaaatacagatggCAAGGATTTGCTTACGATGGTGTGAAAGTAGTTTTACAAGTTCAAAGGTAAAAATCTGaggatgaaaaacatttttgttatttaaaaacctTTTGTGCAATAATTTCTCTCAATTACTCCTGTAAGGTTGCCGAAAACCTGTTTTTTACATCCTGTGTTATTCTTCTAATGTACAGGTCTTTAGGTCTTTGCTAGTTTACATGTCCAAAGCATCCAGGACTTAAAATTCTGAAATAGGGATTTTGATGCTCTTGATTGTCATTATACCTGCAAATGCACCCCTCTTGGTAGGATTCAGAACTCCCAcctactgaaaatgaaatgaaatgtcagGTTGATATCACAGAAGGGAAGAGcaatctcctccccactgatagctgatgtgcggtgagtgcactggcgcactatggctgcaatcgcatcatccaggtggatgctgcacattggtggtggaggggagtcaccatttacctgtaaagtgctttgagtggggtgtccagaaaagcgctatataagtgtaaacaattataattattatgatAAACAATTACAGCTTAAATGTATACATCTAAAATGTTAGTAAACTGTTTTCAGACAGAACAACAGAAAGGCTGTGCTGAGTATAACTACTCTGGAGGTACAGTAGCTTTAATTTATTCTGACATGTTAAAAGTGGCCAAAGTAATGATGGTTTTCTGTAGGTGTATATTTCATACAGCAAGACCcgtaaaaaataacattaatgacAAAAACCCTACTACAAGCTCTGGCTGTTAACAGAGTCGCATAacgcaaaaaaaataaaataaattgaaatcaTTCATCTGAGATATGGCTGGGCACAGGAATTACTCACCTCTTGATTCTGTCACTGTCACTTGGCATATCCACATCAGGATTAAATGGATAATTCAGCATTTCAGTACCGAAAAGGTCATACTCCAAGTAACTCCCAAGACTGGCAAACTCCAGCAGATCACCCTTGTCAAATATTGTcctaattataaaaaaaagtaagaaaaatatGCAAATACTTATAAATAACTTACTTAAAAATAACTTATGAAGGACTATGATCTCTGCTTGTACCCACGTCAGGTTAAATATGGACACAGCTGAACaatcaaatcatttaaaatccaTGACTTTGTTGCATTTGTGAAGATGAAACATCCACAAATAGTTAATCAAAGGCAACAAAATCATTCAGAAAGGGAAGGAGAACTGACATTAAACTTATGAAAATCATCCCCATCCGTCACCCATTCTTTAATCATGAAAGGTCATAAAAACGGGAAAAGTGCaatgcttttaaataaaagcaggGTTTAAAGACATTGCTGTGATACATACTAATTATATTCTGCAGAGTACATAATTAACAGAGTTGGCTTAAAATGGCACAGGTCTCTAGAAGTGATGGATGGAAGGgagataaatataaaatgagacAAACAATTCTAATTAAAAACATGTGACACATACCTATCAAGATGGGACATAACTGTCTTGGGGATGTCTCCCCCTGCCTCCTGAAGAATGCGCACAATCTGGGCTGGAGCAGTGGGGTTTCGGCCTGGATGAATGATCACAGGGCAGCCCAACTGGGCCTGAGCATGGGCAGTGGCCTGAAGGACCTTCTTCTCGCTCTCCATGATGGGCCAGGAGACGCCAATCTCTCCTATCACCCCACACCTGACATCTGTGCCATCTGCTCCATGGAGTACTTCACTTACAATAATATCTGTGAGCttgggaaacaaaataaaaaaaacatgatggtTTCTTCATTACCAATGATGTATGGCAATAACAAAATAGAACTGGCAGCAAGCTTTCCATTATCACACTACTTTGGTATTCCAATACACAGCACTACactggttagcactgctgcctcacagtgctggggcctggATTCATTCCTGACCTTCGGCACTATTTGTGTTCCATGTTCTCGCTGTACCGCATTCGAGTGTGTTGCTGCCTGTAAACTTCCTTGTAGACAGTCATGTGATTATCCAAAAAACACAAGCTACTTTTTCTCGgtaacgaaagcagcacaaacactactttcaatggcacaaaccAGCACTAATGGTGCACTTATGAATGCGATGGGTTTTCAGTGATTGTGCCGTTTgttgtggggggggggcggtCACTTCACTGAGCTGGACAAGCAAACTAGCCCTGGGTCATTACATTGCATACTGCAAAAGACACGATTTCAGCTGGGAGATATATGACAACTTAACAAAGGCAGTCATATTTGTGTCTTCCGACTTCAAGGTGCGTCCTCACGCTGTATTCTACACCAAGGATTGATCAGGAGTACACAAAAAGACTGCAACCTATGTTTGCATGCAAGAACACTGTAAACAGAAAGACATGGATATTACTGATTTTTAAGAccttagatacagtatatgttcagttattttatctgaaaatattctctgaaaataaacattatcttaaaaaagtaTTATCTGCATGTCTGAGATGTTAGTTTCCAATGTTCTTTTGCAGCTGTGTTATGAACTACCTGGGTCAACTACTAAGTAgcctttaaaaagaaatcctgGCATGAAAGGTTGAATCTTTAAATGTACCTTGATTTATTTAAGAAGGACACAATGAGAAAGTGATCATGTCTTCAggtttaaaaaagaacacaggTGTGAAGTACTAAGACAGTTCAAGTCTAGTTAAAGCCTTTTTTAAGAACATGCAATTGTTTGCTAATGTTCACCTTATAAGGCTAACACAAATTTTCTGATTAGGGTGTGATATTGGAGACATTTAATTTGATTGTTTCCACACAAATACAGAAGATACtgttattaaatgcaaaatcaacCACCGCCCTCCCCCACCGGcaaaacagagaaacaaaattgcagacaTTGTTAATCTCGCACCAGTAATAGAATGTTTGAACTTAACAGATGGGGTTACTGGAGGTCAAAGTTGCCATAGAAGCAGAACAAATCTTATTTTCAATGGCACGAACTGGCACAAACGCCGCACTAATGAATGCGGTAGGTTTCATCATTCGTGTAGTTTGTTGGGGGGGCAACTTCACGAAGCTCACAGCTTGCAATGAGAATCGATTTACTCACTGTACCTGCTCCACAGACATTTTCTGAGTCTCAATGGAGTGGGTGTCACCCACATAGAAGCCAGCTCCGGCCACCACGTGCACACCAGTCTCTTGTGAGAGCCTCTTCAGTGTCTTCAAGTCCCGGCTGATCCCAGTGGTAGTGTTTTCTACTATGGTACCACCACCAGCTCTCTTGAACAGCAGGAGCTCCTCCTTCACAGCTTCACTCTCCTGGTTGAGCAGCAGGTTCTCTTTGTTGCTGTAGGCATTCTGATTTAGCCAGAAGAGGTTCTTCATCTCAATGGGCGCTTCCACAAGGTGTTCCTGCCCAGGCGGGGGAGGGCTGAAGCAGCACTCAAAGGTCATGGTTAGATGCTCGTGAGTCAAGGTGAGGCCCAGTTCGGTGGGCTCAACAAGGCCTAGCACCGTCTGGACTTTACCACTGAGTGCAGCCATCTCCCTCTGCGTCTTCAGAGCCCTAGTAAAGGCAAacagattttttaattttatatgaaTATTTTTCTGTTCCCCCAAGCTCTGAAGAGATTTTTTTGTCatgctttttatatttgtttttattgccaTCCAAAATTTGCCACAAttatcaaataataataaagccaaTAAAGATTTATAAATAGtttaaatatgtaattaatatatctgaaaaaacagacataaagtaatttcattaatattacagtattaaattaatatataatttcatatttattgGAATAAGAATATACATTATAATTTAATAGTTAAATATATATTACGTAATTTAACAATTATTACCTTTATCCTTCATTAtttcacatacagatgcagccactcagaaCACGCAGTATTTCTTCCAAATACAGTAAAAGTCATGCGGTGCGGCGCGTTATGTAATTCACTGGGCAAAGATGAtcgataggtggcacttgtaAAGCGTTAGATGatagtgaaacgattgcttaatttaatctctctactgtgaatgtttaaatctgctttatacggaatattaatatggaattttacaactaaatggAAATtctggtagctgagcataaacatAGCAGGAGCATAATGTCTCTGAATGTCAAAAATTATATTAATCTggaatacaaaaatacatactgttTATGTAGTGatagctaaaaaaaacaacaaaagtatTCCAccatcttcataaacattttatgcatctaaGTCTTTAACTCGATCACTTACTGTGGTTTTTTGGAAAAGCTCTGACAtgctcattctgactatattaagtttatatactttattgaaagctataatgttttaacctgttGACATAGCGGTAAAAAAcatgtactttttagaatccgctTAAcagggaatattaatatggaatcacgcaactaaaaaaaataatcactaTATAAATTTATGGATCTAAATATCATATTGACATAACTGGTAGTAGTACCTATTCcgctttctttgtaaacagctgcatctctgcaacaatttctttgactcattcatttgtgattattttggaaaaatttTGACATGTCCCTTTACCAAGCTGTCCTTCCCTTTTACCCAGAAGGCCCATTTTCAGTTCTAACTCAGGgtacaagttttatttttaacaagacTCCtactctaaaaataaaactgtatattACACGTACgcttcatttatattttttattatttttatatcacaACATATTAAATGATGAAATATTAAtagattaaaaacattaatgagTTAACAAACGTGAATACTGTCAATGTATAAAATGTACCAATTAtacacagtaaatacagtatggtactgtatggttttaaagcTACTATAGTACaatatgtgtgaaatatatttttataattaaaatttaaagttaCATTGCTTCATGATTACTCATTcctgaaatttgcattaagacaaaatatagattttcacAATCCAGacataaacctgaaagaggcacatcgtATTCACCACaagctataataataaactatttgttATATATCTGGCTATGTAAAAGAACCAAAGGGATGGTCTCTCCTGGATTTGACCgaacatgtaaaaatgttttcagaatatCCATAAGTGATATTTTTAGCTTCTTA is a window of Lepisosteus oculatus isolate fLepOcu1 chromosome 6, fLepOcu1.hap2, whole genome shotgun sequence DNA encoding:
- the pter gene encoding phosphotriesterase-related protein isoform X3 codes for the protein MALKTQREMAALSGKVQTVLGLVEPTELGLTLTHEHLTMTFECCFSPPPPGQEHLVEAPIEMKNLFWLNQNAYSNKENLLLNQESEAVKEELLLFKRAGGGTIVENTTTGISRDLKTLKRLSQETGVHVVAGAGFYVGDTHSIETQKMSVEQLTDIIVSEVLHGADGTDVRCGVIGEIGVSWPIMESEKKVLQATAHAQAQLGCPVIIHPGRNPTAPAQIVRILQEAGGDIPKTVMSHLDRTIFDKGDLLEFASLGSYLEYDLFGTEMLNYPFNPDVDMPSDSDRIKSRWEF
- the pter gene encoding phosphotriesterase-related protein isoform X1, with the translated sequence MALKTQREMAALSGKVQTVLGLVEPTELGLTLTHEHLTMTFECCFSPPPPGQEHLVEAPIEMKNLFWLNQNAYSNKENLLLNQESEAVKEELLLFKRAGGGTIVENTTTGISRDLKTLKRLSQETGVHVVAGAGFYVGDTHSIETQKMSVEQLTDIIVSEVLHGADGTDVRCGVIGEIGVSWPIMESEKKVLQATAHAQAQLGCPVIIHPGRNPTAPAQIVRILQEAGGDIPKTVMSHLDRTIFDKGDLLEFASLGSYLEYDLFGTEMLNYPFNPDVDMPSDSDRIKSIRLLVEEGFEDRVLVAHDIHTKNRLTKFGGHGYSHILTNIVPKMLSRGIKQSVVDKILIENPKHWLTFK
- the pter gene encoding phosphotriesterase-related protein isoform X2, which translates into the protein MAALSGKVQTVLGLVEPTELGLTLTHEHLTMTFECCFSPPPPGQEHLVEAPIEMKNLFWLNQNAYSNKENLLLNQESEAVKEELLLFKRAGGGTIVENTTTGISRDLKTLKRLSQETGVHVVAGAGFYVGDTHSIETQKMSVEQLTDIIVSEVLHGADGTDVRCGVIGEIGVSWPIMESEKKVLQATAHAQAQLGCPVIIHPGRNPTAPAQIVRILQEAGGDIPKTVMSHLDRTIFDKGDLLEFASLGSYLEYDLFGTEMLNYPFNPDVDMPSDSDRIKSIRLLVEEGFEDRVLVAHDIHTKNRLTKFGGHGYSHILTNIVPKMLSRGIKQSVVDKILIENPKHWLTFK